The Thermococcus thermotolerans genome contains a region encoding:
- a CDS encoding MoaD/ThiS family protein, producing the protein MVRIRLMGAFAHLAKARELQVRIEGKKTVDEILREVIPRYDEFHDKIIMVNGHPARGDAEVTDGDEIKVMPVLSGG; encoded by the coding sequence GTGGTCAGGATAAGGCTGATGGGTGCGTTCGCTCATCTCGCAAAGGCAAGGGAGCTCCAGGTCAGGATTGAAGGGAAAAAAACTGTTGATGAGATCCTCCGCGAGGTCATTCCGCGCTACGACGAGTTCCACGACAAGATAATCATGGTAAACGGCCACCCCGCGAGGGGCGACGCCGAGGTTACAGACGGCGATGAGATCAAGGTGATGCCGGTTTTGAGCGGGGGCTGA
- the for gene encoding tungsten-containing formaldehyde ferredoxin oxidoreductase: MKGWWGRILRIDLTNNKVRVQEYSPEIAKKFIGGRGLAAWILWNEAKGVDPLGPDNKLVFAAGPFNGLPTPSGGKLVVAAKSPLTGGYGDGNLGTMATVHLRKAGYDAIVVEGRAKKPVYIYIEDDNVSILSAEGLWGLDTFKTEEELKKIHGKNVGILSIGPGGENLVRYAVVMSQEGRAAGRPGMGAVMGSKKLKAVVIRGTKEIPVADKKKLSELSREAYQAILNSPAYPFWHRQGTMAAIEWTNENSALPTRNFQDGSFEFARSIDGYTLEGMKVKQRGCPYCNMPCGNVVLDAEGKESELDYENVALLGSNLGIGKLNEVSVLNRLADMYGIDTISLGVSISFVMEAVERGLLKEGPTFGDFKGAKQLVEDIAFRRGELGNFAAEGVMRMAEKLGDDSFAMHSKGLEVSGYNSYIYPAMALAFATSSIGAHHKEAWVIAWEIGTAPIEGEQAKKVEYKITYDPEKAAKVIELQRLRGGLFEMLTACRLPWVEVGLSLDYYPKLLEAITGVKYTWDDLYKAADRVYALIRAYWVRELGEKWGRHMDYPPKRWFIEGLKSGPYKGQHLDREKYDALLSEYYRLRGWDERGVPKKETLKELGLEEVIPELEQVTRLE, from the coding sequence ATGAAAGGATGGTGGGGACGGATTCTCAGGATTGACCTGACCAACAATAAGGTCCGGGTGCAGGAGTATTCTCCCGAGATAGCAAAGAAGTTCATAGGCGGAAGGGGCTTAGCTGCCTGGATTCTCTGGAACGAGGCCAAGGGTGTTGATCCTCTCGGCCCTGACAACAAGCTCGTCTTTGCTGCCGGGCCTTTCAACGGCCTCCCGACCCCTAGCGGAGGCAAGCTCGTAGTTGCGGCCAAGAGTCCACTCACCGGCGGCTACGGTGACGGCAACCTCGGCACCATGGCAACCGTCCACCTGAGGAAGGCCGGATACGATGCGATAGTTGTCGAGGGCAGGGCCAAAAAGCCGGTCTACATCTACATTGAGGACGACAACGTCAGTATACTGAGCGCCGAGGGCCTCTGGGGCCTCGACACATTCAAGACCGAGGAGGAGCTCAAGAAGATACACGGCAAAAACGTCGGAATCCTCAGCATTGGCCCCGGTGGAGAGAACCTCGTTCGCTATGCCGTCGTTATGTCCCAGGAGGGAAGGGCAGCAGGAAGGCCCGGTATGGGTGCAGTCATGGGCAGCAAGAAGCTCAAGGCCGTCGTCATAAGGGGCACCAAGGAGATTCCGGTCGCGGACAAGAAGAAGCTGAGCGAGCTCTCAAGGGAAGCCTACCAGGCAATACTCAACTCCCCAGCGTATCCGTTCTGGCACAGGCAGGGGACGATGGCGGCCATTGAGTGGACGAACGAGAACTCTGCACTGCCGACCAGGAACTTCCAGGACGGTTCGTTTGAGTTCGCCCGCTCGATAGACGGCTACACCCTGGAGGGAATGAAGGTCAAGCAGAGGGGATGTCCCTACTGTAACATGCCGTGTGGAAACGTAGTCCTCGACGCTGAAGGAAAGGAGAGCGAGCTTGACTATGAGAACGTGGCCCTCCTTGGCTCCAACCTGGGCATTGGAAAGCTCAACGAGGTCTCGGTTCTCAACAGGCTCGCCGACATGTATGGAATTGACACAATATCCCTCGGTGTTTCAATAAGCTTTGTGATGGAGGCCGTTGAGAGGGGACTCCTCAAGGAGGGCCCGACCTTCGGAGACTTCAAGGGTGCGAAGCAGCTCGTTGAGGACATCGCCTTCAGGCGCGGCGAGCTTGGCAACTTCGCCGCCGAAGGCGTCATGAGGATGGCCGAAAAGCTCGGCGACGACAGCTTCGCCATGCACTCCAAGGGACTTGAGGTCAGCGGTTACAACAGCTACATATACCCGGCCATGGCCTTGGCATTCGCCACCAGCTCCATCGGCGCCCACCACAAGGAGGCCTGGGTCATCGCCTGGGAGATCGGTACCGCACCGATCGAGGGAGAGCAGGCCAAGAAGGTCGAGTACAAGATCACCTACGACCCGGAGAAGGCCGCCAAGGTCATCGAGCTCCAGCGCCTCAGGGGCGGTCTCTTCGAGATGCTCACCGCGTGCAGGCTCCCATGGGTTGAGGTCGGCCTCAGCCTCGACTACTATCCGAAGCTTCTCGAAGCCATCACCGGCGTTAAGTACACCTGGGACGACCTGTACAAAGCGGCGGACAGGGTCTACGCCCTCATCAGGGCCTACTGGGTCAGAGAGCTCGGCGAGAAGTGGGGCAGGCACATGGACTACCCGCCGAAGAGGTGGTTCATCGAGGGCCTCAAGAGCGGGCCGTACAAGGGACAGCACCTTGACAGGGAGAAATACGACGCCCTGCTCAGCGAGTACTACAGGCTTCGTGGCTGGGACGAACGCGGAGTTCCGAAGAAGGAGACCCTCAAGGAGCTCGGCCTTGAGGAGGTCATTCCGGAGCTTGAGCAGGTCACCAGGCTGGAGTGA